In one Polyangia bacterium genomic region, the following are encoded:
- the rplF gene encoding 50S ribosomal protein L6, protein MSRIGRKVLPLPKGVTLSQKAGQIGVKGPKGELTKAVPAGISIKVDGDKINVVRADDSRENRSKHGLMRAHLANMVKGVTDGWTRELEINGVGYRAEVTGDTLNMALGFSHPVVFKLPKGVGAKVEKNRIALTSADRDLLGLTAAKVREIRPPEPYKGKGVKYVEETIKRKVGKAGATGGGAG, encoded by the coding sequence ATGTCACGTATCGGACGAAAAGTTCTGCCGCTGCCCAAGGGCGTGACGCTGAGCCAGAAGGCCGGCCAGATCGGCGTGAAGGGGCCCAAGGGCGAGCTGACCAAGGCGGTTCCGGCGGGGATCAGCATCAAGGTCGACGGCGACAAGATCAACGTGGTCCGCGCCGACGATTCGCGCGAGAACCGTTCCAAGCATGGTCTCATGCGGGCGCACCTGGCCAACATGGTCAAGGGCGTGACCGACGGCTGGACGCGGGAGTTGGAGATCAACGGCGTCGGCTACCGCGCCGAGGTCACCGGCGACACGCTGAACATGGCGCTCGGTTTTTCACACCCCGTGGTGTTCAAGCTGCCGAAGGGCGTGGGCGCCAAGGTCGAAAAAAACCGCATCGCTCTCACCAGCGCCGATCGCGATCTGCTGGGCCTGACCGCGGCCAAGGTGCGCGAGATTCGCCCGCCCGAGCCGTACAAGGGCAAGGGCGTCAAGTACGTCGAGGAAACCATCAAGCGTAAGGTCGGCAAGGCCGGCGCCACCGGCGGCGGGGCCGGTTAG